A portion of the Bacillus sp. es.034 genome contains these proteins:
- a CDS encoding ABC transporter permease subunit — MNKALRTPFHFVIVFIGLFLLSGISALLDYDTELVINVGAFGLRLWQTILELASPSSIMVLWGAENKQYGMFDIFLTTYPYSFTILFISFIVAILISVIVSYSMMLMPRKLFRASEKVVNILDGIPDVFLVVLFQLFIIWLFKKTDVLLFDIYTTGGEKIYTLPVICLSFLPVVFLVKQFLFQLKEEENKPYVEFSYSKGFKKSYTIWFHVFRNVWIHFFLHLKPIFLLMLSNLLVIEILFNIKGFMTVLLETATSSSPAFFIGMLLIFVPFYIVFTIGSFLLKKWLKGGEYHV, encoded by the coding sequence ATGAATAAAGCATTGCGTACACCCTTTCATTTTGTCATTGTATTCATTGGTTTGTTTCTACTGAGCGGCATCAGCGCTCTACTGGATTATGATACAGAGCTTGTCATCAATGTGGGGGCATTTGGCCTCAGATTATGGCAGACGATACTGGAACTCGCCTCACCTTCTTCCATCATGGTTCTGTGGGGAGCAGAGAATAAACAATACGGAATGTTCGACATTTTTCTCACTACCTATCCGTATTCGTTCACCATTTTGTTCATTTCATTTATCGTTGCCATCCTGATTTCGGTTATCGTCAGTTACTCTATGATGCTTATGCCGAGAAAGCTTTTCCGGGCTTCAGAAAAAGTGGTCAACATCCTCGACGGAATTCCCGATGTCTTCCTTGTCGTGTTGTTCCAGCTGTTCATCATCTGGCTCTTCAAAAAAACGGACGTCCTCTTATTCGACATCTATACCACCGGGGGAGAAAAGATCTATACGCTGCCCGTCATTTGCCTTTCGTTCCTTCCCGTGGTGTTTTTAGTAAAACAATTCTTATTCCAGCTGAAGGAAGAAGAAAATAAACCTTATGTAGAATTTTCCTATTCCAAAGGGTTCAAAAAGAGCTATACGATCTGGTTTCATGTATTCCGGAATGTGTGGATTCACTTCTTCCTGCATTTGAAGCCGATCTTTCTGCTCATGCTTTCGAATCTTCTTGTCATTGAGATTTTATTTAATATCAAAGGCTTCATGACGGTCCTGCTCGAAACGGCCACCTCGTCATCGCCTGCCTTTTTCATTGGAATGCTTCTCATCTTCGTCCCATTCTATATCGTGTTTACGATCGGTTCCTTCCTGTT